One Microbacter margulisiae genomic window carries:
- a CDS encoding transposase, whose protein sequence is MARPDQLKMSTAERRRRKFSDNFKIQKVREIETGQTKVSEICSQYQVAYKNVYLWIDKFGSMKKDKGERMIVETQSDTRQLIELKKRISELERIIGQKQILIDFQDKMIELAEETYGVDIKKKFFSTPSSTSGQTGK, encoded by the coding sequence ATGGCACGACCAGATCAATTAAAAATGAGTACAGCCGAACGTCGTCGGCGTAAATTCAGTGACAATTTCAAGATTCAAAAAGTTCGGGAAATTGAAACGGGACAAACCAAAGTATCAGAGATTTGTTCTCAGTATCAGGTTGCTTATAAAAATGTCTATCTTTGGATAGATAAATTTGGCAGCATGAAAAAGGACAAAGGAGAACGTATGATTGTCGAAACCCAGAGTGACACCCGTCAACTTATTGAACTCAAGAAACGGATATCTGAACTTGAACGCATCATTGGTCAAAAGCAAATACTCATTGATTTTCAGGATAAGATGATAGAGTTAGCAGAAGAAACCTATGGAGTGGATATTAAAAAAAAATTCTTTTCCACACCATCCAGTACTTCTGGGCAAACCGGAAAGTGA
- a CDS encoding IS3 family transposase → MAYSLNKLYQSIGVSKQAFHQRMDRYLQERSIEEQILMLVYRVREDHPTMGLRDMYFKIAPIDMGRDRFEILCKESGLMVERTHNLRKTTDSSGVIRFDNLLIGLVINKPNQVWQSDITYFDLNGKFYYITFIMDAFSRVIVGHAISQRLKTEQTTLPALQKAIKSRMDLNICIHALIFHSDGGGQYYDKDFLKLTEKYKIRNSMCQYPWENGKAERINGIIKNNYLIHRVINSFEQLQIEVDRSVFLYNTQKPHSKLQRKSPKQFENEYFCMANYTEHVNTDSKESNC, encoded by the coding sequence ATGGCTTACAGCTTAAACAAACTCTATCAAAGTATCGGAGTAAGCAAACAGGCTTTTCATCAGCGCATGGACAGATACCTGCAAGAACGCTCTATTGAAGAACAAATTCTAATGTTAGTATATCGTGTCCGTGAGGATCATCCTACGATGGGATTACGCGATATGTATTTCAAAATAGCTCCCATTGATATGGGCAGGGATCGTTTTGAAATACTTTGTAAGGAATCCGGCTTAATGGTGGAGCGCACACATAACTTGCGAAAAACCACCGATAGTTCGGGTGTAATCCGGTTTGATAATCTGCTGATCGGATTGGTTATTAATAAACCCAATCAGGTTTGGCAAAGTGATATTACTTACTTTGATCTCAACGGAAAGTTTTATTACATAACCTTTATCATGGACGCTTTCTCCAGAGTAATTGTGGGTCATGCCATTTCACAACGATTAAAGACCGAACAAACTACTTTGCCTGCTTTACAAAAAGCAATCAAATCCCGCATGGATTTGAATATATGTATTCATGCGCTTATTTTTCATTCTGACGGAGGTGGGCAGTATTATGATAAAGATTTCCTGAAACTGACTGAAAAATACAAAATCAGAAACAGTATGTGTCAATATCCCTGGGAGAATGGAAAAGCTGAACGCATTAACGGCATTATTAAAAACAACTATCTAATTCATAGAGTTATCAATTCTTTCGAACAATTACAGATAGAGGTTGACCGAAGTGTGTTTCTTTACAATACCCAAAAACCGCATAGTAAGTTACAACGAAAAAGTCCAAAGCAGTTCGAAAATGAATATTTTTGTATGGCTAATTATACTGAACATGTAAACACTGACTCTAAGGAGTCAAATTGTTGA
- a CDS encoding DUF4450 domain-containing protein encodes MKKAICIVYIFLFTSISYANAQYWHNQKRTLRYHPDGSDFVITHGNLKYNRALYSRLHTGFRIETGDLPEFGLYLPNMGGNLHFGLWCKKQTKWLNNAQFIEARYRAGSRIYIIRDSLLGKGTVRMTILPLSDKDGMILQFTFHHTPKGLHLLTVFGGASNRRFLRDGDLGVDPKNSFDLHAINCKDNKFTIQQNRFQLLLPPSKQGDNTFLYGIFPKNSLLKIGRFSKEATPFQLWHKKGIAKDSVLLSQIAPKANKTYYFLIQKGRAVVSNDCSLKQRFKAAENSRQQLASRIRIATPDPYINTLGGTLSIAADAIWGNRAYLHGAVGWRMPLPGWRGPYAGDVLGWHNRARTHFNSYAASQVVDIPPSLPSPALDSAMHLSRGVEKWGTPIYSNGYICRNPDNNHQMNHYDMNLCYMDELLWHFNWTGNWSYVKKMWPVIRLSLAWEKRNFDPQNNGLYDAYAAIWASDGLQYNSGGVTHAMAYNYRANVIAAEIAKGTGKNPVPYQKEADKIKQALSTQLWLSKKGWWAEYKDYMGYKRLHTEPAVWTIYQAIDDQAGTPFQFYQATRYLDTKIPHIPVLATGLHSHRYSTIATSDWMPYDWSINNVAHAEVMNTALAYWESGRNNSAFNLFKSDILDEMYLGASPGNFGQISFYDAARGECYRDFADNIGITSRAIIQGLFGIWPDALNHKAILKPGFPDTWKFTSLNTPDISLSFKQNHDTTKYVIKQHFPEKLNIQLHLRACADSILSVTINGVPTIWQADTATVGVPCVNLLCGNDSLLNIHIIWGKNHFRPMEYTNEAAYGDIWYLKTRQHIDKIYDPQGIFSQLQYNTHLLRGKIIGITGFHTFFVKLSQGEMTWWQPVNIEIKQPVEVVPVNTDRLKLRFFIVNNRNMPTKGRISINHNNQYMIPFSLQPHSKSGLIVIPDSIALCGTNEIDITTDQGIAYPMSMINWDIKNRPVRVYQPVNMDAIMNDKVTQIFRNHYLSPRSPYTTLQLPWQGMGEWCHPLDSAMIDDSGLRKAVVHNLFHTSLGISFRTFANPAKNNIAFTSLWNNYPDQITVPLHGKASHAYFLMAGSTNYMQSHFVNGIIRITYTDGTKDSLLLSNPDSWCPIEQDYYTDGYAFKLNQPRPYRVYLKTGIISRQLIRQDIKNMKYDTKLSKKKNGGDYIETPPTEVSNRRIDGGAAVILDMPLNQHKALKSLTLQTVANDVVIGLMGITLMQ; translated from the coding sequence ATGAAGAAAGCTATTTGTATAGTATACATATTTCTTTTTACATCTATATCATATGCCAATGCTCAATACTGGCATAATCAGAAGCGCACCCTGCGTTACCATCCGGACGGAAGCGACTTCGTCATTACCCATGGTAACCTTAAATACAATAGGGCATTATACAGCAGGCTCCATACAGGATTTCGAATCGAAACCGGCGATTTACCTGAATTTGGGCTTTATCTACCCAATATGGGAGGTAACCTGCATTTTGGCCTATGGTGTAAAAAACAGACGAAATGGTTAAACAACGCACAATTCATCGAGGCGAGGTATAGAGCCGGATCCCGGATTTATATCATCCGGGATTCTTTGTTAGGCAAAGGAACAGTAAGGATGACCATACTTCCTTTGTCTGACAAAGACGGAATGATACTGCAATTCACCTTTCATCATACTCCTAAAGGGCTGCATTTGTTGACAGTATTCGGAGGCGCCTCTAATCGCCGATTCCTACGTGACGGAGATCTGGGAGTAGATCCAAAAAATTCATTCGACCTTCATGCCATAAATTGTAAAGACAACAAATTTACGATTCAACAAAACAGGTTTCAATTGCTATTGCCTCCTTCAAAACAAGGAGATAACACCTTTTTATATGGCATTTTCCCTAAAAACAGTCTTTTGAAAATAGGACGATTTTCCAAAGAAGCAACTCCCTTTCAGCTTTGGCATAAGAAGGGCATTGCCAAAGATTCAGTCTTGTTATCCCAAATAGCTCCGAAAGCAAATAAAACGTATTACTTTCTTATTCAAAAAGGGAGAGCTGTTGTATCCAATGATTGCTCATTAAAACAACGATTCAAAGCAGCGGAAAATAGTCGCCAACAACTGGCTTCCCGCATACGTATTGCCACGCCAGATCCGTATATCAATACCTTAGGAGGAACATTGTCCATAGCTGCTGATGCTATTTGGGGAAACAGAGCTTATTTGCATGGCGCAGTAGGTTGGAGGATGCCTTTGCCAGGTTGGAGAGGTCCCTACGCGGGAGACGTATTAGGTTGGCATAATCGCGCCCGTACTCATTTTAATTCATATGCCGCCTCGCAAGTAGTTGACATACCACCTTCCCTCCCCTCACCTGCGTTAGATTCGGCGATGCATCTTTCCAGGGGAGTCGAAAAATGGGGAACCCCCATCTATAGTAACGGATATATTTGCCGAAATCCGGACAATAATCATCAAATGAACCATTATGATATGAATCTGTGTTACATGGACGAATTATTATGGCATTTCAATTGGACGGGCAATTGGTCATATGTCAAGAAAATGTGGCCTGTAATACGATTAAGTTTAGCCTGGGAGAAACGTAATTTTGATCCTCAAAACAATGGCTTATATGATGCTTATGCAGCAATTTGGGCTAGTGACGGATTGCAATATAACAGCGGCGGAGTGACGCATGCGATGGCTTACAACTACAGGGCAAATGTAATAGCTGCAGAAATTGCAAAAGGAACAGGCAAAAATCCTGTTCCTTATCAAAAGGAAGCGGATAAAATAAAACAGGCATTATCAACTCAATTGTGGCTTTCAAAAAAAGGATGGTGGGCTGAATATAAAGACTATATGGGATATAAAAGGTTACATACGGAACCCGCAGTATGGACCATCTATCAGGCGATAGACGATCAGGCAGGCACTCCCTTTCAATTTTATCAGGCAACACGATACCTTGACACGAAGATTCCCCACATACCCGTCCTTGCCACAGGATTACACAGCCACCGGTATTCAACCATTGCCACATCGGATTGGATGCCCTATGACTGGTCTATCAATAATGTAGCACACGCGGAAGTGATGAACACTGCGCTTGCCTATTGGGAAAGCGGGAGAAACAATAGCGCCTTTAATTTATTCAAGAGTGATATATTAGATGAGATGTATCTCGGAGCCAGTCCGGGCAACTTTGGTCAAATCAGTTTCTATGACGCAGCACGCGGCGAATGTTATCGCGATTTTGCCGATAATATTGGCATCACTTCAAGAGCTATTATTCAGGGATTGTTTGGTATTTGGCCTGATGCATTAAATCATAAAGCAATACTTAAACCGGGATTTCCCGATACATGGAAATTTACCTCATTAAATACACCCGATATTTCCCTCTCTTTTAAACAAAATCACGACACGACAAAGTATGTCATCAAACAGCATTTCCCTGAAAAATTAAATATACAATTACATCTTCGGGCTTGTGCTGATTCCATACTATCGGTTACCATCAACGGAGTTCCAACAATCTGGCAAGCTGATACCGCTACTGTCGGCGTTCCTTGCGTGAATCTGCTTTGCGGTAATGATTCACTGCTGAATATTCACATCATATGGGGAAAAAATCATTTTAGGCCTATGGAATATACCAATGAAGCAGCCTATGGGGATATCTGGTATTTAAAAACCCGTCAACACATCGATAAAATATATGATCCTCAGGGTATATTCTCCCAACTGCAATATAACACACATCTTTTACGCGGAAAAATAATCGGAATTACAGGTTTCCATACATTTTTCGTAAAACTTTCTCAAGGTGAGATGACCTGGTGGCAACCCGTAAATATTGAAATCAAACAACCCGTTGAAGTTGTTCCTGTGAATACTGACCGTTTAAAGCTTCGGTTTTTTATTGTTAATAATCGAAATATGCCAACAAAAGGCAGGATCAGCATAAATCACAATAATCAATATATGATCCCATTTTCATTGCAACCGCACAGCAAATCCGGATTAATCGTTATTCCCGATTCGATTGCCCTATGCGGGACAAATGAAATAGACATAACTACGGATCAGGGTATCGCATACCCTATGTCAATGATTAATTGGGACATCAAAAATAGACCTGTCCGTGTCTACCAACCGGTCAACATGGATGCCATCATGAACGACAAAGTAACTCAAATCTTTCGTAACCACTATTTATCGCCCCGTTCGCCTTATACTACACTTCAATTACCCTGGCAGGGAATGGGAGAATGGTGTCATCCATTAGATTCGGCAATGATTGATGATTCCGGACTGCGTAAGGCTGTTGTACATAATCTTTTCCATACTTCATTGGGGATTTCTTTCCGTACATTTGCAAACCCGGCAAAAAACAATATCGCCTTTACATCATTATGGAACAACTATCCTGACCAAATTACCGTTCCATTGCATGGGAAAGCCAGTCATGCTTATTTTCTGATGGCAGGTTCGACCAACTATATGCAAAGTCATTTTGTCAATGGAATCATAAGAATCACCTATACCGACGGGACAAAAGATTCATTGTTACTCTCTAATCCGGATAGTTGGTGCCCTATTGAGCAAGACTATTATACAGACGGTTATGCTTTCAAATTAAATCAACCACGACCTTATCGGGTGTATCTTAAAACCGGAATAATAAGCCGGCAATTGATAAGACAAGATATAAAAAACATGAAGTATGACACCAAGCTGTCTAAAAAGAAAAATGGCGGCGATTATATTGAGACACCTCCGACTGAAGTCTCTAACCGTAGAATTGACGGCGGGGCAGCCGTCATTCTTGATATGCCGCTCAATCAACATAAAGCACTAAAATCATTAACGCTTCAAACAGTGGCCAATGATGTTGTAATCGGACTAATGGGGATTACGTTAATGCAATAA
- a CDS encoding rhamnogalacturonidase, with the protein MFIFVCCLLLSVMTQANNWYNVKDFGAVGDGKTIDSPAINKAIDVAAQAGGGTVFLPAGVYASYSIRLQNNITLRLGAGATLKAAYPTQNTGYDSIEPNPFSQYQDFGHSYWRNSLIWGIGLHNITICGEGIIDGQGLTREDSHITGVGNKAISLKLCRNVLLKDIRMERCGHFALLATGLDNMTIENLLIDTNRDGMDIDACRNVRISNCTVNSPYDDAIVLKATYALGFFRNTENVTISDCFVSGYDLGTVMNGTFQHYQNQAPDQSFSCGRIKLGTESSGGFNNITITNCVFDHCRGLALETVDGGDLHNITVSNIVMKDMNSSPIFIRLGSRMRSPKGTSIGQLHDISINNIRVYHADSRYVCSFSGIPGHPIEDISLSNIAIYYQGGGTKAQAALIVPEKEAAYPEPTMFGDLPAAAFYIRHARNIQMNHIAVYYAHPDFRPSVVLSDVHDITFDDLRLPKERLVPFFSLHHVSDFNTFHCSGIKDIALPEAEHSTY; encoded by the coding sequence ATGTTTATTTTTGTATGTTGTTTATTGTTATCCGTTATGACACAAGCGAACAATTGGTATAACGTAAAAGATTTTGGTGCTGTTGGCGATGGAAAAACGATTGATTCCCCTGCCATCAACAAAGCCATCGATGTTGCAGCACAAGCCGGGGGCGGAACGGTTTTTCTCCCTGCCGGGGTATATGCTTCCTATTCTATTCGTCTACAAAACAACATCACCCTAAGGTTAGGAGCAGGAGCTACGCTCAAAGCGGCCTATCCTACTCAAAATACCGGATATGACTCCATCGAACCCAATCCATTCAGCCAATACCAGGACTTTGGGCATAGTTATTGGCGAAATAGCCTGATTTGGGGAATCGGACTACATAATATTACCATTTGCGGCGAAGGAATAATTGACGGACAAGGTTTGACCCGGGAAGATAGCCATATCACAGGTGTCGGGAATAAGGCTATCAGCCTGAAACTATGCCGCAATGTACTCCTAAAAGACATCCGGATGGAACGTTGCGGCCATTTTGCACTCTTAGCTACAGGGCTGGACAATATGACGATTGAAAACCTGTTGATTGACACCAATAGGGATGGGATGGATATTGACGCATGCCGTAACGTCCGGATCTCAAATTGCACGGTCAACTCCCCTTACGATGATGCCATTGTGCTCAAAGCCACCTATGCATTGGGATTCTTCCGCAATACGGAGAATGTGACCATTTCAGACTGTTTTGTGAGCGGATATGATCTTGGAACCGTCATGAACGGCACCTTTCAACATTATCAAAATCAGGCTCCCGATCAATCGTTCTCATGCGGCAGAATCAAACTGGGGACAGAATCAAGCGGAGGCTTTAACAATATAACCATTACCAATTGCGTGTTTGACCATTGTCGCGGTTTAGCCCTTGAAACCGTAGATGGCGGGGACTTGCATAATATTACGGTATCCAATATTGTGATGAAGGATATGAATTCTTCTCCGATTTTTATCCGGTTAGGATCGAGAATGAGAAGCCCCAAAGGAACCTCCATCGGGCAATTACATGATATCTCGATAAACAATATAAGGGTATACCATGCCGACTCCCGTTATGTTTGCTCATTCAGCGGCATACCGGGACATCCCATCGAAGACATTAGCCTAAGTAATATAGCCATTTACTATCAGGGAGGAGGAACGAAAGCCCAAGCTGCATTGATTGTTCCTGAAAAAGAAGCAGCTTATCCTGAGCCTACCATGTTTGGCGATTTACCGGCGGCGGCATTTTATATCCGCCATGCCCGGAATATACAAATGAATCATATTGCTGTCTATTATGCACACCCCGATTTCAGGCCTTCCGTTGTACTCAGCGATGTGCATGATATTACCTTTGATGACCTTCGGCTCCCGAAAGAGAGGCTTGTCCCATTTTTCTCGTTACACCATGTGAGCGATTTTAATACATTTCATTGTTCTGGAATAAAAGACATAGCCCTACCCGAAGCAGAACACAGCACCTATTAA
- a CDS encoding glycoside hydrolase family 88/105 protein, with protein sequence MNQKKYAGLCIAIAICQLVFTQTLPDKHRVLQQMELANKYFMVKYPDPGLPITTDKTRPSNIWTRSVYYEGLMALYHLSPKHKFLKYADRWGDSHQWNLPGGPATRSADNQCCGQTYIDLYTLQHQKKQIGNIKESIDNMLQSNKIDDWWWIDALQMGMPVFAKLGVLYHDNRYFQRMYEMYMHTKTEEGGGLYNSKDSLWWRDKSFVSPYKEPNGKNCYWSRGNGWVIAALVRVLQIMPESAIGYQEYKHTFMEMMQKIASLQRSDGFWNVSLLDPDYFGGKETSGTSLFVYGMAWGIHKRWLNREIYLPIVEKAWHGLTTYALHPDGMLGYVQGTGKEPKDGQPVTYNHVPDFEDYGLGCFLLAGSEIYQLAPDRNK encoded by the coding sequence ATGAATCAGAAGAAATACGCAGGGCTGTGCATTGCAATCGCAATCTGCCAGCTTGTATTTACACAAACATTACCGGACAAACATCGCGTTCTACAACAGATGGAACTTGCCAACAAATATTTCATGGTCAAATATCCTGATCCGGGGCTTCCTATCACGACAGACAAAACGCGGCCCAGTAACATTTGGACACGCAGTGTGTACTATGAAGGATTAATGGCCTTATACCACCTGAGTCCTAAACACAAGTTCTTAAAATATGCAGACCGATGGGGAGACAGCCATCAGTGGAATTTACCGGGCGGGCCTGCGACGCGTAGTGCAGACAATCAATGTTGCGGACAAACTTATATTGATCTTTATACGTTACAACACCAAAAGAAACAAATCGGCAATATAAAAGAATCTATCGATAACATGCTGCAAAGTAACAAAATCGATGACTGGTGGTGGATTGATGCATTACAAATGGGCATGCCGGTATTTGCCAAGTTAGGAGTGTTATATCACGATAACCGATACTTTCAACGTATGTATGAGATGTATATGCATACCAAAACGGAGGAGGGAGGAGGACTCTACAATTCAAAAGACAGTTTGTGGTGGCGCGATAAATCATTTGTATCACCCTACAAAGAACCCAACGGGAAAAATTGTTACTGGTCGCGGGGAAACGGATGGGTTATCGCGGCATTGGTAAGAGTATTACAGATAATGCCCGAATCGGCTATAGGATATCAGGAATATAAGCACACTTTTATGGAAATGATGCAAAAAATAGCCTCCCTGCAACGTTCCGACGGTTTTTGGAATGTCAGCCTTCTAGATCCTGATTATTTTGGAGGCAAAGAGACATCAGGAACCTCCTTATTCGTTTATGGAATGGCATGGGGAATTCATAAAAGATGGCTTAATCGGGAAATATATTTACCAATCGTTGAAAAAGCCTGGCATGGCTTGACAACATATGCCCTTCATCCCGATGGCATGCTCGGATATGTACAAGGAACGGGCAAAGAACCGAAAGACGGTCAACCTGTTACATACAATCATGTTCCCGACTTCGAGGATTATGGATTAGGTTGTTTCTTACTGGCTGGCAGTGAAATATATCAACTGGCACCGGATCGAAACAAATAA
- a CDS encoding glycoside hydrolase family 43 protein: MKSQSTDTKFIWICLFAFVLSLPLASAKRKGKTAYLFSYFSGNGEDGLHLAYSYDGLKWLPLNHGKSFLKPLVGKDSLIRDPSLLLGRDGIFHVVWTTGWWDKGFGHASSKDLIHWSKEQYLPVMYYKPLAKNTWAPELFYDHKSKTYYIFWASTVPGLHPETPDSATEKGLNHRLYFTTTKDFIHYSPTKLFFNPAFSVIDGAMLYWKGKYWLFIKNEMLRPVQKNIRVTCTRSLNKGFPINVSPPITGHYWAEGPSPLLIGKYVYVYFDKYREHTYGAVRSTDGIHWQNVSSFVSFPAGTRHGTALRVPVTVLNRLISLTR, from the coding sequence ATGAAATCACAGTCGACAGACACAAAATTTATATGGATCTGCTTATTTGCATTTGTCCTCTCCCTGCCTTTGGCATCTGCCAAAAGAAAAGGCAAAACGGCCTATTTGTTTTCCTATTTTAGTGGCAATGGAGAAGACGGGTTACATTTAGCCTATAGTTATGACGGATTAAAATGGCTTCCGCTTAATCATGGGAAATCCTTTTTGAAACCACTGGTTGGAAAGGACAGCCTGATACGTGATCCCAGTTTATTATTAGGCAGGGATGGCATATTTCATGTAGTCTGGACAACAGGATGGTGGGACAAAGGATTTGGCCATGCATCGTCCAAAGATTTGATTCATTGGTCGAAAGAGCAGTATCTTCCTGTAATGTACTATAAACCTTTAGCTAAAAATACGTGGGCACCGGAACTCTTTTATGATCATAAATCAAAAACATATTACATCTTCTGGGCATCTACTGTGCCGGGGTTACATCCGGAAACGCCTGACTCGGCCACTGAGAAAGGCTTAAACCACCGGTTATATTTTACCACCACAAAAGATTTTATCCATTATAGTCCTACAAAACTATTCTTCAACCCTGCATTTAGCGTCATCGACGGCGCTATGCTTTATTGGAAAGGAAAATACTGGTTATTCATAAAGAATGAAATGCTCAGGCCTGTGCAAAAAAATATCCGGGTCACTTGTACAAGATCCCTGAACAAAGGGTTCCCGATAAACGTTTCGCCTCCTATCACCGGCCATTATTGGGCAGAAGGCCCTTCTCCCCTATTAATAGGGAAATACGTATATGTCTATTTTGATAAATACCGGGAACATACCTACGGCGCAGTACGCTCAACCGATGGAATACACTGGCAAAACGTTTCTTCATTTGTATCTTTCCCGGCAGGAACACGGCACGGAACAGCGCTACGTGTGCCGGTTACAGTGTTAAACCGCCTAATCTCATTGACTAGGTAA